The genomic stretch TTTTTAATTTCAATAGATTTGCTTGTTTTAGTATTCTATATAGTTTTTTATGGTTTATTGTATAGCCATCCCGATTCAAATAGCAAGTCATTAACCTGTAACCACAATCTATAAATGGATGACTTAGTATTTTCTTTACAGATTCAACCACAATATCTTGAGTGACAAATCCATTGTTATTATGATAGGTAAATTTACTTGGTTTATTACCTTTTTTTCCAAAACTTGGTTTACGATAGTAACTGCTATGAACAATACCAACCATATTAATTACCTTAGTTTTGCTAATCTTGTGCTTACTCAAAATAGCATCAACTAAATCTTTCTTGGATCGGATGTCCCAAACTTTTTTTTTAAGAGTTCTCGTTGAATTTCTAATTCAATTTCTTTATTACTCAATAGCTTACGGAGTATTCTATTTTCTTCTTCTGCATGCTTTAATTCCTTACTACGAGTATCATAAGTAACTTTTAAGCCAGCTTCTCCTTGGGTATCATGTTTCTTCTTCCAACTATAAAAAGTGCCAGTACTAACACTATATTTACGACAAGTCTCAACAATACCAAGTTCCTCAGAACAGGATAGTATTTCTAACTTTTCTTGTAAACTCCATTTCTTGTATTTCATCTCTCAAAGGTATTATTTGAAATTTAAAAGAACACTCCGAAATTATTTGGGGCTAAAGTAAGTTGGATTATACTTTAAAAATAGCTGGTTTTTTTGAAAAAACAGTGTAAAACGCTCATTTTAAGAAATAAAACACCTTTTCTAATTACATTTTAAACTTTCTATTCTTCCAGGTGTAGTTTTTAAATAAAGATTGAAAGAGGATAAAAATCGTGAAAAAAGGATATAAAATTGCACTTAAAATAAAGTATAAAAATCTAAATTTTTGTTCTGTAAATTGAATAGTTTGAAATAATAATATTCCATCTACAATAATTTTTAAATAAAATAAAAGTAGCATAAGTTGCCATGAAATAGTTGTAAATAAAAGTAAAAATGGAAACATGCAACACGCTAAATTCATTAAAATTACACTAATGCCAATTAGTTTTCCAGTAGGTAAATTATAATTCGCACTTTTTGAAGCCCAACGTACGCGTTGCGAAACTAAATCGCGAAAAGTAGCAACAGAAAATGTAGTTACCAACGCTTTTTTTGATTTTAGATAGCACACTTTTTTTGGCCATTTTTGTACAAATTTTTCTAACAGAAATACATCATCGCCACTTGCAATTGTATCATTTCCTGTGAATCCTTGAACTTCCAAAAAAGCACTTTTTTGATATGCTAAATTGGCGCCATTACACATAAAAGGTAATTGTAGACCAAAACTTCCAATTGTTGTTCCTTGCAAGCTCAAAAAATCGAGTAATTGAAAATAATTAAAAAATGAAGCATCTTCTTTGTACGTAACTGGCGCAGCAATCATTTTGTGTTGTTTCAAAATAATTTCTTGATTGTAAAGTTGTAACCAATGTGTTGGAAGTATGCAATCTGCGTCGGTAGTAACAATCCAATCACTTTTTATTTGTGTAATTGCTGTTAGAATTGCATCTTTTTTTGGCGAATTTGAAACACGCTTATTTTCTAAAATTTTTATGTTTACAGATGAATTTTCTTTGCAAAATGTTTCTATGATTTGGCACGAATCATCTTCAGAAGCATCATCTACAAACCAAAAAGACACATTCGCGCTCGGATATTGCAATTCTTTTATAGAAGCTAACAACATCGGTAAACGTAGAGTTTCATCCCGAAAGGGAATAATTACAGAAAAATTTGTTTTTGCTTCAAGATGTTTGTTTTTGAGAGTAGTTTCTATCCAAAAACCAAATATCAAACTCAGTATCAGCAAGATATAAACAATTGCTATTAAGAAAATAATTCCTATCATCATGATGCCATTGATTTTTCTTCTGTAAAAGAAGGATTAAAATTCAATACAAAATAACTACCAACAATACTCGGAAGCACAAAATTGAAAATCCACATCAATGAAACTATGGAAAGAATGCTTAATTCGGGAAAATCAAGATATCCAAAAAGCCAAACGGCAACACTTCCTTTTACAATTACATCAAAAATGAACAACATCGGAATTAATGAAGTAATTAAATACATTGCTGTAATTGCGCTCATTGCAGTTAAATATGAAGTATTTAAACCGAAAAGTAGCAGTAAAAAGTAAAATTGATGTGCAAAAATTATATAGCGAATGAATGAAAAACTTATGTTTTTTAAATGAATTTTATTGGAGATTTTCTTTGTGAAACTTTTCAAACTATTCCAAGAAAATCCTTTGATTTGAAAACGTTTTTGTTTGATTCCTAGTATAAAAATACCACCAATAAGTGTTATGATTACAAACATGCGCAATATTTTATGCCAAGGTAATTCTACTCCAAATTGATATACAAAAAAAGAAAATCCAATCATGCCAAAAAAAGCAGTTGCTACTAATTGCGCTATGTTTCCAAGAAAATTTAAACCCAACACTTTTTTACGTTCCGATTTCGGAAAATACAATGCTTTTGCGCCATATTCGCCAATTCTGTTTGGTGTAAATAATGAAGCTGTTAATCCACCTAAACTATGCGCTGTACTTTCCCAAAGTGAGATGTATTTTATGTGCTGAACCAACGTTTTCCATTTGATAATTTCTACAAACCAATTTAAAAAAGTAGCCAATAATAATATAGAAATCGTTGAAATTTTAAAAACTCCAGAAGCTTTTAATTGTGCTGAAAACACATCAAAATTTAGCTGCGAATTGTGTGCTAACTTATCATAAATAAAATAAGCTGCACCAATAATTATGGCTAGTTTTATTACCAAAGCAAAGAATTGCTTAGTTTTGTGAGATACCGAAATCTGCATGCTACAAAGTAACGCATTTCGCAAAACAAATCTATCATGGAAATGATTTTCGCAATAGAGATATAGTTTGAATTAGATGAAGCAAGACAAAAAGCCGCCGAAAACAGAGAAAATTATACTAGGAATTGATCCAGGAACTACGATTATGGGTTTTGGCTTGATAAAAGTTGTAGGCAAAGAAATGAAGTTTTTGCAACTGAATGAATTGCAATTGCAAAAATACAGCGATCATTATTTGAAATTAAAATTAATTTTTGAACGTACGATTGAATTGATTGATACGTTCAATCCTGACGAAATTGCGATTGAAGCTCCTTTTTTTGGTAAAAACGTACAATCGATGTTAAAACTTGGGCGCGCGCAAGGTGTTGCAATGGCAGCAGGTTTATCGCGTGAAATTCCTATTACTGAATATTCTCCCAAGAAAATAAAAATGGCAATTACCGGAAACGGAAATGCTAGCAAAGAGCAAGTTGCCAAAATGTTACAAAGTTTATTAGGCTTGAAAACATTACCAAAAAATTTGGATTCTACCGATGGTTTGGCTGCAGCAGTTTGTCACTTTTACAATGCAGGACGCATAGAAATTGGTAAAAACTATTCTGGCTGGTCAAGTTTTGTTAAGCAAAATGAAAAAAGAGTAAAAAAGTAAAATGTGATGGACTTTTCAAATGATTTCTATATTTTCGGCA from Kordia antarctica encodes the following:
- the ruvC gene encoding crossover junction endodeoxyribonuclease RuvC; the encoded protein is MKQDKKPPKTEKIILGIDPGTTIMGFGLIKVVGKEMKFLQLNELQLQKYSDHYLKLKLIFERTIELIDTFNPDEIAIEAPFFGKNVQSMLKLGRAQGVAMAAGLSREIPITEYSPKKIKMAITGNGNASKEQVAKMLQSLLGLKTLPKNLDSTDGLAAAVCHFYNAGRIEIGKNYSGWSSFVKQNEKRVKK
- a CDS encoding lysylphosphatidylglycerol synthase domain-containing protein; its protein translation is MVIKLAIIIGAAYFIYDKLAHNSQLNFDVFSAQLKASGVFKISTISILLLATFLNWFVEIIKWKTLVQHIKYISLWESTAHSLGGLTASLFTPNRIGEYGAKALYFPKSERKKVLGLNFLGNIAQLVATAFFGMIGFSFFVYQFGVELPWHKILRMFVIITLIGGIFILGIKQKRFQIKGFSWNSLKSFTKKISNKIHLKNISFSFIRYIIFAHQFYFLLLLFGLNTSYLTAMSAITAMYLITSLIPMLFIFDVIVKGSVAVWLFGYLDFPELSILSIVSLMWIFNFVLPSIVGSYFVLNFNPSFTEEKSMAS
- a CDS encoding transposase, with the translated sequence MKYKKWSLQEKLEILSCSEELGIVETCRKYSVSTGTFYSWKKKHDTQGEAGLKVTYDTRSKELKHAEEENRILRKLLSNKEIELEIQRELLKKKFGTSDPRKI
- a CDS encoding glycosyltransferase family 2 protein; amino-acid sequence: MMIGIIFLIAIVYILLILSLIFGFWIETTLKNKHLEAKTNFSVIIPFRDETLRLPMLLASIKELQYPSANVSFWFVDDASEDDSCQIIETFCKENSSVNIKILENKRVSNSPKKDAILTAITQIKSDWIVTTDADCILPTHWLQLYNQEIILKQHKMIAAPVTYKEDASFFNYFQLLDFLSLQGTTIGSFGLQLPFMCNGANLAYQKSAFLEVQGFTGNDTIASGDDVFLLEKFVQKWPKKVCYLKSKKALVTTFSVATFRDLVSQRVRWASKSANYNLPTGKLIGISVILMNLACCMFPFLLLFTTISWQLMLLLFYLKIIVDGILLFQTIQFTEQKFRFLYFILSAILYPFFTIFILFQSLFKNYTWKNRKFKM